From Triticum urartu cultivar G1812 chromosome 2, Tu2.1, whole genome shotgun sequence, a single genomic window includes:
- the LOC125539260 gene encoding uncharacterized protein LOC125539260, translating to MGKEGPCCHCGVTSTPLWRNGPTHKPVLCNACGSRWRTKGSLENYTPMHSRDDIDADQPRVSKLKPPTLRLKEQRQLKKRPSHSIRENGAFSDQNFWKMGDADPSRSSSGSALSYSESCAPYGSADASEMTGSAQSHAWESLVPSKKRSCVTRTKSSSVDMLVKDLHCIMHEEQLSYLSGSSEEDLIYHSATPVDSFEIGYGSMLLRSSNSKSAEEDSEANSVPADNKSYLTSESYSGTASFVVHSESKGASNSNASPEKPKWFPVHTHEIAKRGKLHYSKQHTLENVGSTLVSVALEGEGTKETGGNENTSALKDLTKSTMKPLKRPHESQLQSCPEGTMRIAKKVCKSVAMAPQFKGSFLPKSGGAPFNLLMLPPDKISMLAPPQYMDNSDQDLLLEVPLNARQPEAELLCQPFQLSSVTRSSTSADVVADGEGRLKQPTWAFGESITHITVENRRTLSWGKWKMKMISGIQPVAYLGSLIFPLEHVGVSITGPSFREWQVILISDGVMYRQGLMCQFIVNWNLTGMVYDWMTDRRDRFSLSSSDMAIQLDLIAKVRGVPDAEEYFEKLPEPLKDKRTYGSLLNVYAQARMKEKTEYTFEQMRKKAFATDTLPFNVLMNFYVDVAEPEKVSTVTDEMKQRNIAFDVCTYNIWIKCCAAMKDADAMERVFNQMIADESVVANWTTYTTLASMHIKLENFEKAEECLKEAEKRATGRDKKCFHFLITLYSHLQKKEEVYRIWNWYKATFKTIHNLGYQEVLSALVRLGDIEGAELLYEEWASKSSSFDPKTMNILLAWYSREGFVVKVEQTLNRFVEKGGNPKPNTWEILATAYLKDNQFAESLSCLEKATAVKSASKWRPRPTNVESLLAYFKEKNDTESIDRLMSVLRSRGCAENEEYKSLIDTYALAVAGT from the exons atGGGAAAGGAAGGTCCTTGCTGCCATTGCGGCGTCACGA GCACCCCACTTTGGCGAAATGGGCCAACACATAAGCCAGTGCTCTGCAATGCATGTGGCTCGAGATGGAGAACAAAGGGTTCATTGGAGAATTACACACCAATGCATTCTCGTGATGATATCGATGCTGATCAACCTAGAGTTAGCAAGCTGAAGCCGCCGACATTGAGGCTAAaggaacagaggcagctaaagaaaagGCCAAGCCACAGCATAAGGGAGAATGGAGCATTTTCTGATCAAAACTTCTGGAAGATGGGGGATGCCGACCCAAGTCGATCTAGTTCTGGATCGGCACTATCATATTCAGAGAGTTGTGCCCCATATGGTTCTGCTGATGCTAGTGAAATGACTG GTTCAGCGCAATCGCATGCTTGGGAGTCATTGGTACCATCAAAAAAGAGAAGCTGTGTCACTCGGACCAAGTCTTCATCTGTGGATATGCTTGTCAAAGATCTTCATTGTATAATGCACGAAGAGCAGTTATCTTACCTTTCTGGATCCTCGGAGGAAGATCTAATTTACCACAGTGCAACTCCTGTGGATTCCTTTGAGATTGGTTATGGAAGTATGCTTCTGAGAAGTTCAAACTCAAAATCAGCGGAGGAAGATTCAGAAGCAAACTCTGTTCCTGCAGATAATAAATCATACCTTACAAGTGAATCCTATTCAGGGACTGCCTCGTTTGTTGTGCATAGTGAAAGCAAGGGGGCAAGTAATTCAAATGCTTCTCCTGAGAAGCCAAAGTGGTTTCCGGTGCATACACACGAAATTGCTAAAAG GGGTAAACTTCATTACTCAAAGCAGCATACCCTGGAAAATGTAGGTTCAACTTTAGTTTCAGTAGCTTTAGAG GGAGAAGGCACTAAGGAAACAGGAGGAAATGAAAATACCAGTGCTTTGAAAGACCTTACCAAATCCACCATGAAGCCTCTCAAAAGGCCTCATGAAAGCCAGTTGCAAAGCTGCCCAG AAGGAACCATGAGGATTGCCAAAAAAGTTTGCAAATCTGTGGCTATGGCTCCTCAGTTCAAAGGTTCATTTTTGCCCAAATCTGGAGGAGCACCATTTAACTTACTCATGTTACCCCCAGATAAAATATCCATGCTGGCCCCTCCGCAGTACATGGATAATTCTGATCAAGACTTGCTGCTGGAGGTTCCTCTCAATGCGCGGCAACCAGAGGCAGAACTTCTTTGCCAACCATTTCAACTTAGCTCAGTAACCCGCAGCTCCACCTCAGCAGACGTGGTTGCTGATGGCGAGGGGCGCCTCAAGCAACC CACGTGGGCTTTTGGAGAAAGTATAACTCATATCACCGTGGAAAATAGAAGAACTCTTTCATGGGGGAAATGGAAAATGAAAATGATATCAGGGATTCAACCAGTTGCTTATCTTGGCTCACTTATTTTCCCACTTGAGCATGTTGGTGTCTCGATAACAGGCCCCTCTTTTAGGGAATGGCAGGTCATCTTGATCTCAGACG GTGTCATGTACAG GCAAGGTTTAATGTGCCAGTTTATCGTAAATTGGAATCTAACTGGAATG GTTTATGATTGGATGACTGATCGAAGGGATAGATTTTCGCTATCATCTAGTGATATGGCAATCCAGTTAGATCTGATTGCAAAAGTACGTGGTGTTCCAGATGCTGAAGAATACTTTGAAAAGCTTCCTGAACCACTGAAAGACAAGCGAACATATGGGTCTCTTCTCAATGTTTATGCCCAAGCTAGGATGAAAGAGAAAACAGAATACACATTTGAGCAGATGAGGAAAAAAGCGTTTGCAACTGACACATTACCTTTTAATGTGTTGATGAATTTTTACGTGGATGTTGCAGAGCCTGAGAAAGTGTCTACAGTTACTGATGAGATGAAGCAAAGAAATATCGCCTTTGATGTCTGCACTTACAACATTTGGATAAAGTGCTGTGCAGCTATGAAAGACGCTGATGCAATGGAACGAGTCTTTAACCAGATGATTGCTGATGAGTCTGTTGTTGCCAACTGGACTACTTATACCACACTTGCTAGCATGCATATCAAGCTGGAGAACTTTGAGAAGGCAGAAGAATGCCTGAAAGAAGCTGAGAAGCGAGCAACGGGTAGGGATAAGAAATGTTTCCATTTTCTCATTACACTCTATAGCCACCTTCAGAAGAAGGAAGAAGTCTACCGCATTTGGAATTGGTATAAAGCAACTTTCAAGACAATTCATAACCTGGGTTACCAGGAGGTGCTGTCTGCCCTTGTTAGGCTAGGAGATATAGAGGGAGCTGAACTTCTATACGAAGAATGGGCATCCAAAAGTTCTAGTTTCGATCCGAAGACTATGAACATTTTATTAGCATGGTATTCTAGAGAAGGTTTTGTTGTGAAGGTTGAGCAAACTCTGAACAGATTTGTTGAGAAAGGTGGGAACCCCAAACCAAATACCTGGGAAATCCTTGCCACGGCGTACCTGAAGGACAATCAGTTTGCTGAATCTCTGTCATGTTTGGAAAAAGCCACTGCAGTTAAAAGTGCAAGTAAATGGAGACCAAGACCAACCAATGTTGAGAGTCTCCTGGCATATTTCAAGGAGAAGAATGACACGGAGAGTATCGACAGGTTAATGAGTGTACTCAGAAGTAGAGGGTGTGCTGAGAACGAAGAGTacaagtcattgattgacacctaTGCTTTGGCGGTTGCGGGCACGTGA